In Oryzihumus leptocrescens, the following are encoded in one genomic region:
- a CDS encoding sulfotransferase domain-containing protein, translating into MSSEAHGIPAAGGPVRVLYFAGSGRSGSTVINSILGQVDGAFAAGELRYLWQRGVAENRLCGCGTPFADCALWRQVMDEVRAGVSLLDAAGVGSRLLSRLRMARVPAMLARRALGRRAVPAHPDDVAVGRLYAALAHVSGARVIVDSSKLPPYALLLSGLPGVELHVLQVVRDSRATAFSWRRRKQARDYAEGDGLMPQQPLWKSSLLWLVWNSLTVLLWHRDREHYVRLRYEDFVRAPRESMERVVRMVGLDPATLPFESPTSVRLEPTHSVAGNPSRHRVGSVELRPDHEWLQAMPRRQRVLVTTLTAPALRAFRYPLLPGGRP; encoded by the coding sequence ATGAGCAGCGAGGCACACGGCATACCGGCGGCGGGCGGACCCGTGCGGGTGCTGTACTTCGCCGGCAGCGGGCGCAGCGGCAGCACCGTCATCAACAGCATCCTCGGCCAGGTCGACGGCGCGTTCGCCGCGGGCGAGCTGCGCTACCTGTGGCAGCGCGGGGTCGCCGAGAACCGGCTCTGCGGCTGCGGTACCCCGTTCGCCGACTGCGCGCTGTGGCGCCAGGTGATGGACGAGGTGCGTGCCGGCGTCTCCCTGCTGGACGCCGCGGGCGTGGGGAGCCGGCTGCTCTCCCGGCTGCGGATGGCGCGCGTGCCGGCGATGCTGGCCCGCCGCGCGCTCGGACGCCGGGCCGTCCCCGCGCACCCCGACGACGTGGCCGTCGGCCGCCTGTATGCCGCGCTGGCCCACGTCAGCGGCGCCCGCGTCATCGTCGACTCCTCCAAGCTGCCGCCCTACGCGCTGCTGCTGTCCGGGCTGCCCGGCGTCGAGCTGCACGTGCTGCAGGTCGTGCGCGACTCGCGCGCCACGGCGTTCTCCTGGCGGCGGCGCAAGCAGGCTCGTGACTATGCCGAGGGAGACGGCTTGATGCCGCAGCAGCCGCTGTGGAAGAGCTCCCTGCTCTGGCTGGTGTGGAACTCCCTGACCGTCCTGCTGTGGCACCGCGACCGGGAGCACTACGTGCGGCTTCGCTACGAGGACTTCGTGCGGGCGCCGCGCGAGTCGATGGAGCGGGTGGTGCGGATGGTCGGGCTCGACCCGGCGACGCTGCCGTTCGAGAGCCCGACGAGCGTGCGGCTGGAGCCGACGCACTCGGTCGCCGGCAACCCCTCGCGGCACCGGGTCGGCTCGGTGGAGCTGCGCCCCGACCACGAGTGGCTGCAGGCGATGCCGCGGCGCCAGCGCGTGCTGGTCACGACGCTGACGGCGCCCGCGCTGCGGGCCTTCCGCTACCCCCTGCTGCCCGGCGGGCGTCCCTAG
- a CDS encoding RNA polymerase subunit sigma-70, with the protein MTTTETEGTQVADAWDGWLQTAFAEHRRELHVHCYRLAGNVADADDLVQETFLRAWRARSRFEGRASARTWLYRIATNVFLDSRKAAARRSVPSGDPLEWSTELGPYPDALLADDPQTGLAAQETVELALLAALMYLPPRQRSAFVLRDVYGWTPQEVAGTLGTRVAAVNSLLQRARGTLRGRVPADPRDWRRPRLTGEDEDVLRRYAEARTPEDFRALLADDVRITMPPEPPVVGIDAAAELLGRPLDWRTFPTSANGRPALVNYLRHPGGTHYEALVVDVLRVEDGKIVESNAFVGARHVLAFGLPATLEP; encoded by the coding sequence ATGACGACGACTGAGACAGAGGGGACCCAGGTGGCCGACGCATGGGACGGGTGGCTGCAGACCGCCTTCGCCGAGCACCGGCGCGAGCTGCACGTCCACTGCTACCGCCTGGCCGGGAACGTGGCGGACGCGGACGACCTGGTGCAGGAGACGTTCCTGCGCGCGTGGCGGGCCCGCAGCCGCTTCGAGGGCCGGGCGTCGGCGCGGACCTGGCTGTACCGGATCGCCACGAACGTGTTCCTCGACAGCCGCAAGGCGGCCGCGCGGCGGAGCGTGCCGTCCGGTGACCCGCTGGAGTGGTCCACCGAGCTGGGGCCCTATCCCGACGCCCTGCTGGCCGACGACCCGCAGACGGGCCTGGCCGCGCAGGAGACCGTGGAGCTGGCCCTGCTCGCCGCGCTGATGTACCTGCCCCCACGGCAGCGGTCGGCCTTCGTGCTGCGCGACGTCTACGGCTGGACGCCGCAGGAGGTCGCCGGCACGCTCGGCACCCGCGTCGCGGCCGTCAACAGCCTCCTCCAACGGGCCCGGGGCACCCTGCGCGGCCGCGTTCCCGCGGATCCCCGGGACTGGCGCCGACCGCGGCTCACCGGCGAGGACGAGGACGTCCTGCGCCGCTACGCCGAGGCCAGGACCCCGGAGGACTTCCGGGCACTGCTCGCCGACGACGTCCGGATCACCATGCCGCCCGAGCCGCCGGTGGTCGGGATCGACGCGGCCGCCGAGCTCCTCGGTCGCCCCCTGGACTGGCGCACGTTCCCCACCTCCGCGAACGGGAGGCCGGCGCTGGTCAACTACCTGCGCCATCCCGGGGGCACGCACTACGAGGCGCTGGTCGTCGACGTCCTGCGGGTCGAGGACGGCAAGATCGTCGAGAGCAACGCGTTCGTCGGCGCCCGCCACGTCCTCGCGTTCGGCCTGCCCGCGACGCTCGAGCCCTAG
- a CDS encoding DUF899 family protein: protein MTTTPTPSAHRPALPPVVDRQAWLREREALLAREKAHTREGDAIAAARRRLPMTLVPEVTVEGAGGSVPLVEAFEGRRMLIAYFHMWHDGAPFEDQCEGCTFSTCHMQTLDYLHARDVTYAVFGQGAYDESAAFAQFMGYPFPWYSARDSDPGLLDGRDFGFIACYLRDGDQVYETYWTTDRGVEALTTSYHALDLTVYGRQEPWEDSPAGWPRVEGHPWRLDGRPVAQWSRPGVAASRPGVVASRPGVVAAKASCCGT from the coding sequence ATGACGACAACCCCGACACCCTCGGCACACCGCCCTGCCCTGCCCCCGGTCGTCGACCGGCAGGCGTGGCTGCGCGAGCGCGAGGCGCTGCTGGCCCGGGAGAAGGCCCACACCCGAGAAGGGGACGCGATCGCCGCCGCCCGCCGCCGGCTGCCGATGACCTTGGTGCCCGAGGTGACCGTCGAGGGCGCTGGCGGCAGCGTTCCGCTGGTGGAGGCGTTCGAGGGCCGCCGGATGCTCATCGCCTACTTCCACATGTGGCACGACGGTGCGCCGTTCGAGGACCAGTGCGAGGGCTGCACCTTCTCGACCTGCCACATGCAGACGCTGGACTACCTGCACGCCCGGGACGTGACGTATGCCGTGTTCGGCCAGGGCGCCTACGACGAGAGCGCCGCGTTCGCGCAGTTCATGGGGTACCCGTTCCCCTGGTACTCGGCGAGGGACTCCGACCCCGGCCTGCTCGACGGACGCGACTTCGGGTTCATCGCGTGCTACCTGCGCGACGGGGACCAGGTCTACGAGACGTACTGGACGACCGACAGGGGCGTGGAGGCGCTGACGACGAGCTACCACGCGCTGGACCTGACCGTGTACGGCCGGCAGGAGCCATGGGAGGACTCACCCGCAGGCTGGCCGCGGGTCGAGGGACACCCGTGGCGCCTCGACGGCCGCCCGGTGGCGCAGTGGTCCCGACCGGGCGTCGCGGCGTCCCGACCGGGCGTCGTGGCGTCCCGACCGGGCGTCGTGGCGGCGAAGGCCTCCTGTTGCGGGACGTGA
- the cysN gene encoding sulfate adenylyltransferase subunit CysN, translated as MDILRFATAGSVDDGKSTLIGRLLYDTKTVFQDQMDSVERTSRDRGEEHVNLALLTDGLRAEREQGITIDVAYRYFSTPRRKFIIADTPGHVQYTRNMVTGASTADLALVLVDARKGIVEQSRRHAFLATLLQVPHIVLCVNKMDLVDYSEEVFDEIHAEFVSFAAKLRVPDLTVLPVSALHGDNVVTRSAKMPWFDGPSLLHHLETVHVASDRNLIDVRFPVQYVIRPQSDDWHDYRGYAGQIAGGVLRRGDEVMALPSGFTSRIKSIETADGELEEAFAPMSVTVRLEDQIDISRGDMLCRPTNRPVVAQDVDAMICWMDESAPLQVGRKYAIKHTTRSARTIIRDLSYRLDVNTLHRDEDAQELRLNEIGRVKLRTTAPLMCDEYSRNRTTGGFVLIDEGTHRTVAAGMIGEAS; from the coding sequence GTGGACATCCTGAGGTTCGCCACTGCCGGCTCCGTCGACGACGGCAAGAGCACGCTGATCGGCCGGCTGCTCTACGACACCAAGACGGTCTTCCAGGACCAGATGGACTCGGTCGAGCGCACCAGCCGGGACCGCGGCGAGGAGCACGTCAACCTCGCGCTGCTCACCGACGGCCTGCGCGCGGAGCGCGAGCAGGGCATCACGATCGACGTGGCCTACCGCTACTTCTCCACCCCCCGGCGCAAGTTCATCATCGCCGACACCCCCGGGCACGTGCAGTACACCCGGAACATGGTGACCGGCGCCTCGACCGCCGACCTGGCGCTGGTGCTCGTCGACGCGCGCAAGGGCATCGTCGAGCAGAGCCGCCGGCACGCGTTCCTGGCGACGCTGCTGCAGGTCCCGCACATCGTGCTCTGCGTCAACAAGATGGACCTCGTCGACTACTCCGAGGAGGTCTTCGACGAGATCCACGCCGAGTTCGTCTCCTTCGCCGCCAAGCTGCGCGTGCCGGACCTCACCGTGCTGCCGGTGTCGGCGCTGCACGGCGACAACGTGGTGACCCGCTCGGCGAAGATGCCCTGGTTCGACGGGCCGAGCCTGCTGCACCACCTCGAGACGGTGCACGTCGCCAGCGACCGCAACCTCATCGACGTCCGCTTCCCGGTGCAGTACGTCATCCGGCCCCAGTCCGACGACTGGCACGACTACCGCGGGTATGCCGGGCAGATCGCCGGTGGCGTGCTGCGCCGCGGCGACGAGGTGATGGCGCTGCCGTCGGGGTTCACCTCGCGGATCAAGTCGATCGAGACCGCGGACGGCGAGCTCGAGGAGGCCTTCGCGCCGATGTCGGTGACGGTGCGCCTGGAGGACCAGATCGACATCTCCCGCGGCGACATGCTGTGCCGGCCGACGAACAGGCCCGTGGTCGCCCAGGACGTCGACGCGATGATCTGCTGGATGGACGAGAGCGCCCCGCTGCAGGTCGGGCGCAAGTACGCCATCAAGCACACGACCCGCTCGGCGCGCACCATCATCCGCGACCTCAGCTACCGCCTGGACGTCAACACGCTGCACCGCGACGAGGACGCCCAGGAGCTGCGGCTCAACGAGATCGGCCGGGTCAAGCTGCGCACCACGGCACCGCTGATGTGCGACGAGTACTCCCGCAACCGCACCACCGGCGGGTTCGTGCTCATCGACGAGGGCACCCACCGCACGGTCGCGGCGGGCATGATCGGCGAGGCGTCCTGA
- the cysD gene encoding sulfate adenylyltransferase subunit CysD yields MNPPPPVANDYQLSQLDALEAESIFIFREVVAELEKPVLLFSGGKDSIVMLRLAEKAFWPARIPFPVMHVDTGHNFPEVLEFRDRRVRELKVQLIVASVQEAIDNGSVVEPPDGTRNRIQTPVLLDALAKHRFTAVFGGARRDEDKARAKERIFSFRDEFGQWDPKNQRPELWNAYNGQIHVGESIRVFPLSNWTELDIWSYIAREEIALPALYFAHDREVVERDGMLFGANEFFRPRDGEATSVQRVRYRTVGDASLTAAVPSDADTVEKVIEEVATTRITERGATRGDDKFSEAAMEDRKREGYF; encoded by the coding sequence ATGAACCCCCCGCCCCCGGTCGCCAACGACTACCAGCTCAGCCAGCTGGACGCGCTGGAGGCCGAGTCGATCTTCATCTTCCGCGAGGTGGTCGCCGAGCTCGAGAAGCCGGTGCTGCTGTTCTCCGGCGGCAAGGACTCGATCGTCATGCTGCGCCTGGCGGAGAAGGCGTTCTGGCCGGCCCGGATCCCCTTCCCGGTCATGCACGTCGACACCGGGCACAACTTCCCCGAGGTGCTGGAGTTCCGGGACCGCCGGGTGCGCGAGCTCAAGGTGCAGCTCATCGTCGCCAGCGTGCAGGAGGCGATCGACAACGGGTCGGTCGTCGAGCCGCCGGACGGCACGCGCAACCGGATCCAGACGCCGGTGCTGCTCGACGCCCTCGCCAAGCACCGGTTCACCGCGGTCTTCGGCGGCGCCCGACGGGACGAGGACAAGGCGCGCGCCAAGGAGCGCATCTTCAGCTTCCGGGACGAGTTCGGCCAGTGGGACCCCAAGAACCAGCGCCCCGAGCTGTGGAACGCCTACAACGGCCAGATCCACGTCGGGGAGAGCATCCGGGTCTTCCCCCTGTCGAACTGGACCGAGCTCGACATCTGGTCCTACATCGCCCGGGAGGAGATCGCCCTGCCGGCGCTGTACTTCGCGCACGACCGCGAGGTCGTCGAGCGCGACGGGATGCTGTTCGGCGCCAACGAGTTCTTCCGCCCGCGGGACGGCGAGGCCACCTCGGTGCAGCGGGTGCGCTACCGCACCGTGGGCGACGCGAGCCTCACCGCGGCGGTCCCCTCCGACGCCGACACCGTGGAGAAGGTGATCGAGGAGGTCGCCACCACCCGGATCACCGAGCGCGGCGCCACGCGCGGCGACGACAAGTTCAGCGAAGCAGCCATGGAAGACCGCAAGCGGGAAGGGTACTTCTGA
- a CDS encoding 3'(2'),5'-bisphosphate nucleotidase CysQ, translating to MGHEDDVLARELADEAGELLLELRSSGLTDMAELRRQGDARSHELLTRRLAEERPDDAVLSEEGLDDRARLAAERVWIIDPLDGTREFGEPPRDDWAVHVALWERGELVAGAVGRPARHSTLATDAPPARPAGIPVRLRLAVSRSRPPAFVQELARRLDAELVPMGSAGVKATAVLDGTVDAYVHAGGQYEWDSAAPVAVARAAGLHTSRIDGTPLTYNHSDPLLPDLLICRPEVSDRVLAAIAELTPAAVTHEEKAS from the coding sequence GTGGGTCACGAGGACGACGTACTGGCGCGGGAGCTGGCGGACGAGGCGGGCGAGCTCCTGCTGGAGCTGCGCAGCTCCGGCCTGACCGACATGGCCGAGCTGCGCCGCCAGGGTGATGCGCGCTCCCACGAGCTGCTCACGCGGCGGCTCGCGGAGGAGCGGCCGGACGACGCGGTGCTCAGCGAGGAGGGCCTGGACGACCGGGCCCGCCTGGCCGCGGAGCGGGTGTGGATCATCGACCCGCTCGACGGCACCAGGGAGTTCGGCGAGCCGCCCCGCGACGACTGGGCGGTGCACGTCGCCCTGTGGGAGCGCGGCGAGCTGGTCGCCGGCGCCGTGGGCCGCCCCGCCCGCCACTCCACGCTGGCGACGGACGCCCCACCGGCCCGGCCGGCCGGCATACCGGTGCGGTTGCGGTTGGCGGTGAGCCGCTCGCGGCCACCGGCGTTCGTGCAGGAGCTGGCCCGGCGGCTGGACGCCGAGCTGGTCCCCATGGGGTCTGCGGGGGTCAAGGCGACCGCGGTGCTGGACGGCACCGTCGACGCCTACGTGCACGCCGGCGGGCAGTACGAGTGGGACTCGGCCGCGCCGGTGGCCGTGGCCCGCGCGGCCGGGCTGCACACCAGCCGGATCGACGGCACGCCACTGACCTACAACCACAGCGACCCGCTGCTGCCCGACCTGCTCATCTGCCGTCCCGAGGTGAGCGATCGCGTGCTCGCGGCCATCGCCGAGCTGACCCCTGCTGCCGTCACGCACGAGGAGAAGGCCTCATGA
- a CDS encoding sulfite exporter TauE/SafE family protein: MSIDPLMVLASLGIGVVVGLTGMGGGALMTPVMVLLFNVPPLTAVSSDLVASAVMKPVGSFVHLRRGTVNLGLVKWLCLGSVPAAFCGVLVTRALGSGKEVQDAVQTALGVALLVAAAGLIIRAYLRLSERARRRDGSAEALPQDRPEVRMRPLPTVLVGAVGGLVVGMTSVGSGSLIIIALMALYPRLKASQLVGTDLLQAVPLVAAAALGHILFGDFKLGLTASLLLGAVPGVWVGAQLSSRAPGGVVRRALAFVLLASALKLLGVSTPATGIALVAVALVAPVLWMLIRRRLGFPALAGRRARARLRRAQADGPLADGPLPQTES; the protein is encoded by the coding sequence ATGAGCATCGACCCGTTGATGGTGCTGGCATCACTGGGCATCGGCGTCGTCGTCGGGCTGACCGGCATGGGCGGTGGCGCGCTCATGACCCCGGTCATGGTGCTGCTGTTCAACGTACCTCCGCTCACCGCGGTGTCCAGCGACCTGGTCGCCAGCGCGGTGATGAAGCCGGTCGGCTCGTTCGTGCACCTGCGCCGCGGCACGGTGAACCTGGGCCTGGTGAAGTGGCTGTGCCTCGGGTCGGTCCCGGCCGCCTTCTGCGGCGTGCTGGTCACCCGCGCCCTGGGCAGCGGCAAGGAGGTCCAGGACGCGGTTCAGACCGCGCTCGGCGTCGCGCTGCTCGTCGCCGCAGCCGGCCTGATCATCCGGGCCTACCTGCGCCTGTCCGAGCGGGCGCGGCGCCGTGACGGCTCCGCCGAGGCGCTGCCCCAGGACCGCCCCGAGGTGCGCATGCGCCCCCTGCCCACGGTCCTCGTCGGCGCGGTCGGCGGCTTGGTCGTCGGCATGACCTCGGTCGGGTCCGGCTCGCTCATCATCATCGCCCTCATGGCGCTCTACCCGCGGCTCAAGGCCAGCCAGCTCGTGGGCACCGACCTGCTCCAGGCCGTCCCGCTCGTGGCCGCCGCTGCGCTCGGGCACATCCTCTTCGGCGACTTCAAGCTCGGGCTCACCGCCTCGCTGCTGCTCGGGGCCGTCCCGGGCGTGTGGGTCGGCGCCCAGCTGTCCTCGCGCGCGCCCGGCGGCGTGGTCCGGCGCGCGCTGGCGTTCGTGCTGCTGGCCTCCGCGCTGAAGCTGCTGGGCGTCTCCACCCCGGCCACCGGTATCGCGCTGGTCGCCGTCGCCCTCGTCGCACCGGTGCTGTGGATGCTCATCCGGCGCCGCCTGGGCTTCCCCGCCCTGGCCGGGCGTCGCGCGCGGGCACGCCTGCGCCGGGCGCAGGCGGACGGACCCCTGGCGGACGGGCCCCTGCCGCAGACGGAGTCCTGA
- the cysC gene encoding adenylyl-sulfate kinase, whose product MPDDPTMPADTTAPQVDLDPAAVFDLELVLMRVLQGAQPLGMPLTVADPATPGVDPPEVRLQLPEELADRVAAAGSVVLRDHEATPLALLEDVRVGAPASAGPGLELAGRARALRPRESGENRGEALRPGDLESADALVVVGRPPMTGDAEALAAAVAAASGRVLVLVSEGPSQDGLVPGSVMLRLARLLAAELGPAERVQVRSAPLAWRDPDSDLVLGQLLSSAAGAVPLVHLAARDEAKGARQWQEAREALQLGTDAQLSLLSPGAEPVLRRWRPPRHERGLVVMFTGLSGSGKSTLARALRERIAGLSDRSVTLLDGDVVRQMLSAGLGFDRASREMNVRRIGYVASEIARHGGIAVCAPIAPYASTRAAVRAMVEPVGDMVLVHVSTPLEECEARDLKGLYAKARAGLVPGFTGVSDPYEEPLDAEVTVDTSQMDPDEAVAHVLGYLRVGGWLAEVDA is encoded by the coding sequence GTGCCCGACGACCCGACGATGCCCGCGGACACCACCGCGCCCCAGGTGGACCTCGACCCGGCCGCCGTGTTCGACCTCGAGCTCGTGCTGATGCGCGTGCTGCAGGGCGCGCAGCCGCTGGGCATGCCCCTCACCGTGGCCGACCCGGCCACCCCCGGCGTGGACCCGCCGGAGGTGCGCCTGCAGCTGCCGGAGGAGCTCGCCGACCGGGTCGCCGCCGCCGGGAGCGTGGTGCTGCGCGACCACGAGGCCACGCCCCTGGCGCTGCTCGAGGACGTCCGCGTGGGCGCACCGGCGTCCGCCGGTCCCGGGCTGGAGCTGGCCGGGCGGGCCCGCGCGCTGCGACCGCGGGAGTCAGGCGAGAACCGCGGCGAGGCGTTGCGCCCCGGTGACCTCGAGTCCGCCGACGCCCTCGTCGTCGTGGGCCGGCCGCCGATGACCGGCGACGCCGAGGCGCTGGCCGCCGCCGTCGCTGCCGCCTCGGGCCGGGTGCTGGTGCTCGTCTCCGAAGGTCCCTCCCAGGACGGCCTGGTGCCCGGGTCGGTGATGCTGCGGCTCGCCCGGTTGCTCGCCGCGGAGCTGGGTCCCGCCGAGCGGGTGCAGGTGCGCTCGGCACCGCTGGCCTGGAGGGACCCGGACAGCGACCTGGTCCTGGGCCAGCTGCTCAGCAGCGCCGCCGGCGCGGTCCCGCTGGTGCACCTGGCAGCCCGGGACGAGGCCAAGGGTGCACGGCAGTGGCAGGAGGCCCGCGAGGCCCTCCAGCTCGGCACCGACGCCCAGCTGTCCCTGCTCAGCCCGGGCGCGGAGCCGGTGCTGCGGCGGTGGCGCCCGCCGCGCCACGAGCGGGGACTGGTCGTGATGTTCACCGGGCTGTCCGGGTCGGGCAAGTCCACCCTCGCCCGCGCCCTGCGCGAGCGGATCGCGGGCCTGAGCGACCGGTCGGTGACCCTGCTCGACGGCGACGTGGTGCGGCAGATGCTCTCCGCCGGGCTCGGCTTCGACAGGGCGTCCCGCGAGATGAACGTGCGCCGCATCGGCTACGTCGCCAGCGAGATCGCCCGCCACGGCGGCATCGCCGTGTGCGCCCCCATCGCCCCCTACGCCAGCACCCGGGCCGCGGTCCGTGCCATGGTGGAACCGGTGGGCGACATGGTGCTGGTGCACGTGTCCACCCCTCTGGAGGAGTGCGAGGCCCGCGACCTGAAGGGCCTGTACGCCAAGGCGCGGGCCGGGCTGGTGCCCGGGTTCACCGGCGTCTCCGACCCCTACGAGGAACCCCTCGACGCGGAGGTCACCGTGGACACCTCGCAGATGGACCCGGACGAAGCCGTCGCCCACGTCCTGGGCTACCTGCGCGTCGGGGGCTGGCTGGCGGAGGTGGACGCATGA